Genomic segment of Candidatus Micrarchaeia archaeon:
CAACACCCAATCTTCAGAGCATTTTCACGAATTTGTCAAACAGGTATTTCGAGTCGCACGGGCCAGGGTTCGCCTCCGGGTGGTACTGCACCGCGAATATCGGGAGCTCCTTATGTGCGATTCCCTCGACCGTGCCATCGGTAAGGTTCCGATGTGTCACCTCGAATTCGGAAGGCAGAGTCTTCTCATCCACCACATACCCGTGGTTCTGCGTGGTTATCACCACCCTGTTTGCAGCCAAATCAAGCACCGGGTGGTTGCCCCCCCTGTGCCCGAACTTGAGCTTGTATGTCTTCCCCCCAACTGCCTTCCCAAGCAGTTGGTTCCCGAGGCAGACACCGAAAATGGGCAGGTCAAAAAGCTTCTTGAGCTCCCCGCTTTCCTTTCCAAGAAGCGCGGGGTCTCCCGGGCCGTTTGAGGCAAGCACCCCGTCCGGGGAGAAAGACATCGCCTCTTCCGCGCTCGTGCTGAAGGGCACCACGACCACCTCCAGCCCGCGCGCCACAAGCTCGCGCACAATCCCCATCTTTGCCCCGTAGTCGATGAGCACTATCTTTTTCCCGCCCTTCTTCCCATAGAATTTCGCC
This window contains:
- the carA gene encoding glutamine-hydrolyzing carbamoyl-phosphate synthase small subunit; protein product: MGNAKKAVVVLSDGTRFFGKGFGAIEKRVGEIVFTTNMAGYEESLTDPSYAGQILVSTYPLIGNYGTRMEWCESDSMQVEGYCIRELCRQPRHESGGTGAKSLEGRMEDAGIPGIYGIDTRSLVRKIREAGVMPAAISVYEKEEDVPTLLEMAQELDYSKINLVEKVSAGQAKFYGKKGGKKIVLIDYGAKMGIVRELVARGLEVVVVPFSTSAEEAMSFSPDGVLASNGPGDPALLGKESGELKKLFDLPIFGVCLGNQLLGKAVGGKTYKLKFGHRGGNHPVLDLAANRVVITTQNHGYVVDEKTLPSEFEVTHRNLTDGTVEGIAHKELPIFAVQYHPEANPGPCDSKYLFDKFVKML